Proteins encoded within one genomic window of Triticum aestivum cultivar Chinese Spring chromosome 2D, IWGSC CS RefSeq v2.1, whole genome shotgun sequence:
- the LOC123050929 gene encoding disease resistance protein RGA5: MNLATGAMDSLLPKLLELLKGEYKLKKDVKEGVKSLETEMQRMHTVLREVAEVPRDQLDEQFKLWAGEVRELSFNIEDVVDKFLLRVDDGSETAGNSNMLKRLTEKMVGLFTKGMVGLFTKVMARHEIAGAIKEINKQVQEVANRRARYTTDGIVAKSAAATSIDPRLRALYTEVTELIGIVGKRDQELMKLLSEGDNVSKKKLKIISVVGIGGLGKTTLVKTVYDKIKGDFKYKAFVPVGQNATVKKVSRDILLDIGMYPSQLTMLDERQLINKLRQILENKRYLIVIDDIWDENLWEYIKLAFSDSNVGSRLITTTRKVSMSKLCCPSTNDSIYQMEPLSFDDSKRLFYKRVFSDESGCPREFEKVSIDILKKCGGVPLAIITMASLLAIDQRVKPEDEWNVLLQSIGRGLTEVPSVEEMRRILSFSYYDLPSHLKTCLLYLSMFPEHHEIRRDRLIWMWICESFIQCEKANTSLFETGEKYFNELVNRNLIQPVYGDEGMVYACRVHVMVLDLISSLSSKENFVTILNGTGDGMSSKSNVRRLSIQNASKEEHHSKKRKRREEHHSKKGKRKEEHQTTPLKSVSMLQVRSIALFEPAIGLMLPFSRFVVLRVLDLTGCDLRDQNHLNIRELGGLFHLRYLGLGQTGISELPEELGKLKFLLVLDLSGDFIKELSTVIKLRRLMCLLVYFKYKRLPDGLGNLTSMEVLRTIRGNSISIVKELGNMERLRELGILFDDLSLEMEEAFVESLGKMSNIQSLYITVRDDDYVPMDVLGGSWVAPQRLREFLIARSAKFSTLPTWIKRGPSHLLQLSILRIFVRDVRQEDLEILARLPALRCLSLRMEDPEIQRQLVVGDDGFRCLTSFELFTEFLGHIVFQPGALPKAKQVRFSIGLRAAKEPAAGNGGDCFDLGLGNLRSLREVLVAAIRWGEDTEQVEDALEDALMHAIWAHPNCPSHQLITVPDMKRLMISLPAAIPNYGRMSERWSMAGDLLSDE, encoded by the exons ATGAATCTGGCAACGGGCGCCATGGACTCCCTACTCCCCAAGCTGCTCGAGCTCCTCAAAGGCGAGTACAAGCTCAAGAAGGAcgtcaaggaaggcgtcaagtcaCTCGAGACGGAGATGCAGAGGATGCACACTGTCCTCCGCGAGGTGGCGGAGGTGCCGCGGGACCAACTCGACGAGCAGTTCAAGCTCTGGGCAGGGGAGGTGAGGGAGCTCTCCTTCAACATAGAGGACGTTGTCGACAAGTTCCTGCTGCGTGTCGATGACGGCTCTGAGACCGCCGGCAATTCAAACATGCTCAAACGGCTCACGGAGAAGATGGTTGGCCTGTTTACCAAGGGGATGGTTGGCCTGTTTACCAAGGTGATGGCTCGCCATGAGATTGCCGGTGCGATCAAGGAGATCAATAAGCAAGTCCAAGAGGTTGCTAACAGGCGTGCTAGGTACACTACCGACGGTATTGTAGCTAAGTCTGCAGCTGCGACGTCCATCGATCCTCGCCTCCGAGCTCTGTACACGGAAGTGACAGAGCTAATTGGCATTGTTGGGAAAAGGGATCAAGAGCTAATGAAGTTGCTCTCAGAGGGAGACAACGTGTCCAAGAAAAAACTGAAGATTATCTCTGTTGTCGGAATTGGAGGATTGGGCAAGACCACTCTTGTCAAAACGGTGTATGACAAGATCAAAGGAGATTTTAAGTATAAGGCTTTTGTTCCCGTCGGTCAAAATGCCACCGTGAAGAAGGTTTCAAGAGACATCCTCCTTGATATTGGCATGTATCCAAGTCAGTTAACCATGTTGGATGAAAGACAGCTCATCAACAAACTTCGGCAAATACTCGAGAACAAGAG GTACCTCATTGTAATTGATGATATATGGGATGAAAACCTATGGGAATATATCAAATTGGCATTCTCCGACAGTAATGTTGGCAGTCGACTAATCACGACAACTCGTAAAGTTAGCATGTCTAAATTATGTTGCCCATCTACTAATGATTCAATTTATCAAATGGAACCTCTTAGTTTTGATGATTCAAAAAGACTCTTCTATAAAAGGGTATTTTCCGACGAGAGTGGATGTCCTCGTGAATTTGAAAAAGTGTCTATAGATATATTGAAGAAATGTGGTGGAGTGCCATTAGCGATCATCACTATGGCTAGTCTTTTGGCTATTGATCAACGGGTAAAACCAGAGGATGAATGGAATGTTTTGCTTCAGTCAATTGGTCGTGGACTTACAGAAGTCCCCAGTGTAGAGGAAATGCGGAGGATATTGTCATTTAGCTATTATGATCTACCCTCCCATTTGAAGACATGCTTATTATATCTAAGCATGTTTCCGGAACATCACGAGATTAGAAGAGATCGGTTGATATGGATGTGGATTTGTGAAAGTTTTATCCAATGTGAAAAAGCAAACACTAGTCTCTTTGAGACCGGAGAAAAATACTTCAATGAGCTAGTGAATAGAAACTTGATCCAGCCGGTATATGGTGACGAAGGCATGGTATATGCTTGTCGAGTACACGTTATGGTGCTCGATCTAATTTCGTCCTTGTCAAGCAAAGAGAACTTTGTTACCATATTAAATGGTACTGGTGATGGCATGTCTTCTAAGAGCAACGTCCGCAGGTTGTCTATCCAAAATGCTAGTAAAGAAGAACATCattccaaaaaaagaaaaaggagagaagAACATCAttcgaaaaaaggaaaaagaaaagaagaacatcAAACCACACCTCTCAAATCTGTGAGTATGTTGCAAGTGAGGTCCATTGCTTTATTTGAACCTGCTATTGGTCTAATGCTGCCTTTCTCGAGATTTGTTGTTTTACGTGTATTGGATTTGACTGGATGTGATCTTCGTGATCAGAATCATCTTAACATTCGAGAGTTGGGGGGTTTATTTCACCTAAGGTATCTAGGTTTAGGCCAAACAGGAATTTCTGAGCTCCCGGAAGAACTTGGAAAGTTGAAGTTTTTGCTGGTGCTGGATTTGAGTGGAGATTTTATTAAAGAACTGTCAACGGTTATTAAGCTGAGAAGATTGATGTGCCTACTTGTTTACTTCAAATACAAGAGGCTTCCAGATGGGTTGGGAAACCTGACATCAATGGAAGTGCTGCGTACGATCCGTGGCAATTCTATAAGCATTGTGAAAGAGCTGGGCAACATGGAAAGATTAAGGGAGCTCGGAATTTTGTTTGATGATTTGAGCTTGGAGATGGAGGAAGCTTTTGTGGAGTCACTAGGGAAAATGTCCAACATCCAGAGTCTATACATTACCGTCCGGGATGATGATTATGTACCCATGGATGTCTTGGGGGGAAGTTGGGTGGCCCCTCAACGTCTCCGGGAATTTCTCATAGCGAGATCTGCCAAATTCTCTACACTGCCAACGTGGATAAAGAGGGGTCCATCGCATCTGTTACAACTCTCCATCTTAAGGATCTTTGTCAGGGATGTGCGGCAGGAGGATCTGGAAATCCTTGCAAGGTTACCAGCTCTTCGTTGTCTCAGCTTGCGAATGGAGGATCCGGAAATCCAAAGGCAGCTAGTTGTCGGTGATGATGGGTTTCGTTGTCTGACATCATTCGAGCTGTTTACCGAGTTTCTGGGCCATATCGTGTTTCAACCAGGAGCTCTGCCCAAGGCTAAACAAGTGAGGTTCAGTATCGGTCTGCGGGCCGCAAAAGAGCCAGCAGCTGGTAATGGTGGTGATTGTTTTGACCTGGGTCTGGGGAACCTGCGGTCCCTTCGGGAGGTTCTTGTTGCAGCCATCCGTTGGGGAGAGGACACCGAGCAAGTGGAGGATGCGCTGGAGGATGCCCTGATGCACGCAATCTGGGCCCATCCTAACTGTCCTAGCCATCAACTGATCACGGTCCCGGACATGAAG CGGCTCATGATAAGCCTGCCGGCTGCTATTCCAAACTATGGACGTATGTCTGAGCGCTGGAGCATGGCGGGCGACCTCTTGAGCGACGAGTGA